A window from Gossypium raimondii isolate GPD5lz chromosome 7, ASM2569854v1, whole genome shotgun sequence encodes these proteins:
- the LOC105787862 gene encoding agamous-like MADS-box protein AGL65 yields MGRVKLKIKRLESYSNRQVTYSKRRTGILKKAKELSILCDIHIILLMFSPTGKPTLFHGERSNIEKVIVKFAQLTPQERAKRKLESLEALKKTFMKLDHDLNIHDFLGANSQSIEEMTKEVSRFRAQLAEVHKRLSYWSNPDKIDNIEHLRQMEDSLRESIERVRIHKENFGKHHLMSLECCNQFQNRIPLSVMIGAVQEAQPVMWLPNNENHHTLLHNELNFLPHRDAECSTDCSLAGYSGFFGSGKQTEISSSGQVDNVVQECNALNELGSNACLNLEPGEQYFYQPYSASNYQDDEKLKTEMEVNLQGNPVVNQVISNFEIPRPMYNNGHQAWVLSSGPCGIAMFDGNSYHQQTKSNFMNQTPSSGQCHDL; encoded by the exons ATGGGAAGggttaaactaaaaataaaaaggttagaGAGCTATAGCAACAGACAAGTTACATATTCGAAACGCAGAACTGGAATCTTGAAGAAAGCTAAGGAATTATCAATACTATGTGACATTCACATTATCCTTCTAATGTTTTCTCCAACAGGAAAGCCTACCTTATTCCATGGAGAGCGCAG CAATATTGAAAAGGTTATTGTGAAGTTTGCGCAATTAACGCCGCAAGAAAGGGCAAAGAG GAAGCTGGAGAGCCTCGAA GCACTGAAGAAAACCTTCATGAAATTGGATCATGATCTAAACATACATGACTTTCTAGGTGCAAA CAGTCAATCTATTGAG GAAATGACAAAAGAAGTATCAAGGTTTCGAGCTCAGCTTGCTGAAGTACATAAGAGACTGAG CTACTGGAGTAATCCAGATAAAATTGACAACATAGAGCATCTTAGGCAGATGGAAGATTCTCTAAGAGAATCCATTGAGCGTGTGCGTATACACAAG GAAAATTTTGGAAAGCACCATCTTATGTCACTAGAATGCTGTAACCAG TTTCAGAATAGGATACCTTTGTCTGTAATGATTGGTGCAGTGCAAGAAGCCCAACCCGTTATGTGGCTTCCCAACAATGAAAATCATCATACGTTATTGCATAATGAATTGAACTTTCTACCTCATCG AGATGCAGAGTGCTCTACGGATTGCTCCCTTGCTGGCTATTCTGGTTTCTTTGGCTCCGGTAAACAAACAGAGATCAGCAGTTCAGGACAAGTTGATAATGTGGTACAGGAATGTAATGCCCTTAATGAGTTAGGTAGTAATGCTTGCTTAAATTTAGAACCCGGTGAGCAATATTTCTACCAGCCATATAGTGCTTCAAATTACCAGGATGATGAGAAGTTGAAGACTGAGATGGAGGTGAACCTTCAAGGGAATCCTGTGGTTAACCAAGTTATTAGCAACTTCGAAATCCCTAGACCTATGTATAACAATGGGCATCAAGCTTGGGTATTGTCTTCTGGCCCTTGTGGCATTGCAATGTTTGATGGGAATTCTTACCATCAG